In one Trichlorobacter lovleyi SZ genomic region, the following are encoded:
- a CDS encoding YbaN family protein: MNNRLLRWLLIIIGLVSTGLGIIGIFVPLLPTTPFLLLAAACFARSSERFHSWLVNHNHLGPMIRGYLDGSGIPLRAKYTAITLVWLTLPPSALLLVPPVWAKLLLILLAISITWYLLRLPTLQEEP, encoded by the coding sequence ATGAACAACCGGTTACTCAGATGGCTGCTGATCATTATTGGCCTTGTCTCCACGGGACTGGGAATCATCGGTATCTTTGTGCCGTTGCTGCCAACCACTCCTTTCCTGCTGCTGGCAGCAGCCTGTTTTGCCCGCAGTTCCGAGCGGTTTCATAGCTGGCTGGTGAACCACAACCATCTGGGCCCGATGATCAGAGGCTATCTGGATGGCTCAGGCATACCGCTCAGGGCCAAGTACACCGCCATCACCCTGGTCTGGCTGACCCTGCCCCCCTCAGCCCTGCTGCTGGTTCCGCCGGTCTGGGCCAAGCTGTTGCTGATCCTGTTGGCCATCAGCATCACCTGGTATCTGCTGCGCCTGCCAACGCTCCAGGAGGAGCCATGA
- the dnaE gene encoding DNA polymerase III subunit alpha, with the protein MEMPENSPVTPFVHLHLHSQYSLLDGAIRIEDLVSKAKQYQMPALAITDHGNMFGAVEFYLKCKKAGIKPIIGCELYIAPDSRFSKDSKGISDAAYHLILLCQNLEGYKNLSYLTSAGYKEGFYYRPRVDRALLEQHSEGLIALSACLKGEVAMQCGRGKMEDALETARWYSQLFPDRYYIEIQENTLPEQDVVNQRLLEVARELNLPLVATNDCHYLNREDAKAHEVLLCIQTGKTMSDPTHMRFSADEFYVKTPEEMAAAFHYAPEAIANTVAIAERCNLELPLEKEYYFPHFEPPEGKTHDDMLEEQAVSGLEERLITIRAKYPDMTGEQVQAYHDRLRTELDCIRQMKFPAYFLIVADFINWAKRQGIPVGPGRGSAAGSLVAYAIKITDLDPLPYNLLFERFLNPERISMPDIDVDFCQDQREKVIEYVVQKYGRERVCQIITFGTMKAKAVVRDVGRALDMAYGDVDKIAKLIPDDLKMTIEKAIKQEPQLKEMAAADPKVAQLLETANCLEGLARHAGTHAAGVVVAPNQLEEYLPVYKDQKTGGINTQYSMKYVEMVGLVKFDFLGLKNLTVIQNAVRMIREGQNPDFDITRLRDDDQASYDLITAGNTTGIFQLESSGMKEMLVKLKPSCFEDVIAACALYRPGPLGCGMVDEFIERKHGRQKVVYDLPQLEPILKDTYGVIVYQEQVMQISRSLAGYSLGRADLLRRAMGKKDPAVMAKEKEPFLEGAKAQGLDIKKAEAIFDQMAKFAEYGFNKSHSAAYALIAYQTAYLKAHYPVEFMAALLSCDMDSTDKVLKSISDCREQGIEVLPPDINTSGQSFTVSGKSMRFGLGAVKGVGGGAVESIIEARADGPFTDIYDFCERVDLRRVNKRVMEALVKCGAFDSLHKHRAPLMAALDDATTAGQRFQEERDSAQVSLFGDMPTATATRSGRKLPDIEEWHDKEKLGYEKEALGFLITGHPLDRYASDIKRLASAEIARLPEFPDNCEVRVCGIVTSLKEIITKKGDRMGFVTIEDLTGQIEITVFSDMYVPAAALLKSDDPLLFTGKLEKGEKGCKLLVMKPQEGNGRKFPNQVSVNGDIKLLSEAQEQQTTRVSLALRLLELTAEQLTPIRELLEKHPGNLPVLLKLEIPNRSRTTIKLPDHLKVAASDEFRVAVERCVGYNAAIFE; encoded by the coding sequence ATGGAAATGCCTGAAAATAGTCCTGTTACCCCCTTTGTTCACCTGCACCTGCATTCCCAATACTCGCTTTTGGACGGCGCGATCAGGATTGAAGACCTGGTTAGCAAGGCCAAACAGTACCAGATGCCTGCCCTGGCCATCACCGACCACGGCAACATGTTCGGTGCGGTGGAATTTTATCTGAAGTGCAAGAAGGCCGGGATCAAACCGATCATCGGCTGTGAGCTGTATATCGCCCCTGATTCCCGCTTTTCAAAGGATTCCAAGGGGATTTCCGATGCCGCCTATCACCTGATCCTGCTCTGCCAGAACCTTGAAGGCTACAAGAACCTCTCCTACCTGACCTCTGCCGGCTACAAGGAAGGGTTCTACTACCGCCCCCGGGTTGACCGCGCCCTGCTTGAACAGCACAGTGAAGGCCTGATCGCCCTGTCTGCCTGCCTGAAGGGCGAGGTTGCCATGCAGTGCGGTCGGGGCAAAATGGAAGATGCGCTGGAGACCGCCCGCTGGTACAGCCAGCTCTTCCCGGACCGCTATTACATCGAGATTCAGGAAAACACCCTGCCGGAACAGGACGTGGTCAACCAGCGCCTGCTGGAGGTGGCCAGAGAGCTGAACCTGCCGCTGGTGGCCACCAACGACTGCCACTACCTGAACCGCGAAGATGCCAAGGCCCATGAGGTGCTGCTCTGCATCCAGACCGGCAAGACCATGTCCGACCCGACCCATATGAGGTTCTCGGCCGACGAGTTCTACGTCAAGACCCCGGAGGAGATGGCGGCGGCCTTTCACTATGCCCCGGAGGCGATTGCCAACACCGTGGCGATTGCCGAGCGCTGCAACCTGGAACTGCCGTTGGAGAAGGAGTACTACTTCCCGCACTTTGAGCCGCCGGAAGGCAAGACCCACGACGACATGCTGGAGGAGCAGGCCGTTTCCGGCCTTGAAGAGCGCCTGATCACCATCCGCGCCAAATACCCGGACATGACCGGGGAACAGGTCCAGGCCTACCATGACCGGCTGCGGACCGAGCTGGACTGTATCCGCCAGATGAAGTTCCCGGCCTACTTCCTGATCGTGGCTGACTTCATCAACTGGGCCAAGCGACAGGGAATTCCGGTGGGACCGGGACGGGGTTCGGCTGCCGGTTCGCTGGTGGCCTATGCCATCAAGATTACCGACCTTGACCCGCTGCCCTACAACCTGCTGTTTGAGCGTTTCCTGAACCCGGAACGGATCTCCATGCCTGATATCGACGTGGACTTCTGCCAGGACCAGCGGGAAAAGGTGATCGAGTACGTGGTGCAGAAGTACGGCCGTGAGCGGGTCTGCCAGATCATCACCTTTGGGACCATGAAGGCCAAGGCGGTGGTGCGGGATGTGGGGCGCGCCCTGGATATGGCCTATGGCGATGTGGACAAGATCGCCAAGCTGATCCCTGACGACCTGAAGATGACCATTGAAAAGGCGATCAAGCAGGAACCGCAGTTAAAGGAGATGGCTGCCGCCGACCCCAAGGTGGCCCAGCTGCTGGAGACCGCCAACTGCCTGGAAGGGCTGGCCCGCCACGCCGGTACCCATGCCGCCGGGGTGGTGGTGGCACCGAACCAGCTGGAAGAGTACCTGCCGGTCTACAAGGATCAGAAGACCGGCGGCATCAACACCCAGTATTCCATGAAGTATGTCGAGATGGTGGGGCTGGTCAAGTTCGACTTCCTGGGCTTAAAGAACCTGACCGTGATCCAGAACGCGGTACGGATGATCCGGGAAGGCCAGAACCCTGACTTCGACATCACCCGCCTGCGGGATGATGACCAGGCCAGCTACGACCTGATCACGGCCGGCAACACCACCGGCATCTTCCAGCTTGAATCCAGCGGCATGAAGGAGATGCTGGTCAAGCTGAAGCCCTCCTGTTTTGAAGACGTGATCGCAGCCTGCGCCCTCTACCGTCCCGGCCCCTTAGGCTGCGGCATGGTGGACGAATTTATCGAGCGCAAGCACGGCCGCCAGAAGGTGGTCTACGACCTGCCCCAGCTGGAGCCGATCCTGAAGGACACCTACGGGGTCATCGTCTATCAGGAGCAGGTCATGCAGATCTCTCGTTCCCTGGCCGGGTACTCTCTGGGACGGGCTGACCTGCTGCGCCGCGCCATGGGTAAGAAAGACCCGGCGGTTATGGCCAAGGAAAAGGAACCGTTCCTGGAAGGGGCCAAGGCCCAGGGGCTGGACATCAAGAAGGCCGAGGCGATCTTTGACCAGATGGCCAAGTTTGCCGAGTACGGCTTCAACAAATCCCATTCGGCCGCCTATGCCCTGATCGCCTACCAGACCGCCTATCTCAAGGCCCACTACCCGGTCGAGTTCATGGCTGCCCTGCTCTCCTGCGACATGGATAGCACCGACAAGGTGCTGAAGAGCATCAGCGACTGCCGTGAACAGGGGATCGAGGTGCTGCCGCCGGATATCAACACCTCGGGCCAGTCCTTTACCGTGTCGGGCAAGTCGATGCGCTTCGGTCTGGGTGCGGTCAAGGGGGTTGGCGGCGGAGCCGTGGAATCGATCATCGAGGCCCGCGCCGACGGCCCCTTTACCGATATCTACGATTTCTGCGAACGGGTGGACCTGCGCCGGGTCAACAAGCGGGTCATGGAGGCGCTGGTCAAGTGCGGCGCCTTTGATTCCCTCCACAAGCATCGCGCCCCGCTGATGGCGGCCCTGGATGATGCCACCACGGCAGGCCAGCGTTTTCAGGAGGAACGGGACAGCGCCCAGGTCTCCCTGTTCGGCGATATGCCCACCGCCACTGCTACCCGTTCCGGCCGCAAGCTGCCGGATATCGAAGAATGGCATGACAAGGAAAAGCTGGGCTATGAAAAAGAGGCGCTGGGCTTCCTGATCACCGGCCATCCGCTGGACCGCTATGCCTCCGACATCAAACGGCTGGCCAGTGCCGAAATCGCCCGGCTGCCGGAGTTCCCGGACAACTGCGAGGTACGGGTCTGCGGGATCGTGACCTCCCTGAAGGAGATCATCACCAAGAAGGGTGACCGGATGGGCTTTGTCACCATCGAAGACCTGACCGGCCAGATCGAGATCACGGTCTTTTCCGACATGTACGTACCGGCTGCCGCCCTCTTGAAATCCGATGACCCGCTGCTGTTCACCGGCAAGCTGGAAAAGGGTGAAAAGGGCTGCAAGCTGCTGGTGATGAAGCCCCAGGAAGGCAATGGCCGCAAGTTCCCCAACCAGGTCAGCGTCAACGGCGATATCAAGCTGCTGTCCGAGGCCCAGGAACAGCAGACCACCCGCGTCAGCCTGGCACTGCGCCTGCTGGAACTGACAGCGGAGCAGCTGACACCGATCAGGGAACTGCTGGAAAAGCACCCCGGCAACCTGCCGGTGTTGCTGAAGCTTGAAATCCCCAACCGCAGCCGGACCACCATCAAACTGCCGGATCACCTGAAAGTGGCGGCCAGCGATGAATTTAGGGTAGCGGTAGAACGCTGTGTCGGGTATAATGCCGCGATCTTTGAATGA
- the sucC gene encoding ADP-forming succinate--CoA ligase subunit beta: MNIHEYQAKEILSTYGIPVPRNRVALTADQVERAAKMMGGHCVVKAQIYAGGRGKAGGVKLVHHPEQASDVAKELFGKRLVTKQTGPEGLKVRRILVEETVEIAREFYLSITLDRETSRYCLIASAEGGMDIEEVAQKSPDKIHVLTIDPFTGLRTYQARKIALALGLSGAVCEDCVELILNTYKCCLEKDCSLIEINPLVVTRAGWLLAMDAKISFDDNAVYRHREYPDMVDYSQLDPLEITAGKYDLAYIKLTGNIGCMVNGAGLAMATLDVLKEFGGEPANFLDVGGGATREKVAEAFKIILQDSDVKAVFVNIFGGIMRCDVIAQGIIEAANEVHCPLPIVVRMDGSNVEDGKKLLLESGLNVQIGDNLGDGAQKIVAMLAKA, translated from the coding sequence ATGAATATTCATGAATACCAGGCCAAGGAGATCTTGAGTACCTACGGGATTCCGGTACCCCGCAACCGGGTGGCGCTGACCGCAGACCAGGTTGAGCGGGCCGCCAAGATGATGGGGGGCCACTGTGTGGTCAAGGCCCAGATCTATGCCGGGGGCAGGGGCAAGGCCGGCGGCGTCAAGCTGGTGCATCATCCGGAACAGGCCAGCGACGTTGCCAAGGAGCTGTTCGGCAAGCGTCTGGTCACCAAGCAGACCGGACCGGAGGGTCTGAAGGTGCGCCGGATTCTGGTGGAAGAAACCGTGGAGATCGCCCGGGAGTTCTACCTCTCGATCACCCTTGACCGCGAGACCTCCCGCTACTGCCTGATCGCCTCGGCCGAAGGGGGGATGGATATTGAAGAGGTGGCCCAGAAATCCCCGGACAAGATCCATGTCCTGACCATTGATCCCTTCACCGGCCTGCGCACCTACCAAGCCCGCAAGATCGCCCTGGCCCTGGGTCTCTCCGGCGCCGTCTGTGAAGACTGCGTTGAGCTGATCCTGAACACCTACAAATGCTGCCTTGAAAAAGACTGTTCCCTGATCGAGATCAACCCGCTGGTGGTGACCCGGGCCGGCTGGCTTTTGGCCATGGATGCCAAGATCTCCTTTGATGACAACGCTGTCTATCGCCACCGTGAATACCCGGACATGGTGGACTACTCCCAGCTTGACCCGCTGGAGATCACGGCCGGCAAGTACGACCTGGCCTACATCAAGCTGACCGGCAACATCGGCTGCATGGTCAACGGCGCCGGGCTGGCCATGGCCACCCTGGATGTGCTGAAGGAGTTCGGCGGCGAACCGGCCAACTTCCTGGATGTGGGGGGCGGCGCCACCCGCGAAAAGGTGGCTGAGGCGTTCAAGATCATCCTGCAGGACAGCGACGTCAAGGCGGTCTTCGTCAACATCTTTGGCGGCATCATGCGCTGCGACGTGATCGCCCAGGGGATTATCGAGGCGGCCAACGAAGTCCACTGTCCCCTGCCGATTGTGGTCAGGATGGACGGCAGCAATGTGGAGGACGGCAAAAAGCTGCTGCTTGAATCGGGCCTGAATGTGCAGATCGGTGACAACCTGGGCGACGGCGCGCAGAAGATCGTTGCCATGCTGGCCAAGGCGTAA
- the asnS gene encoding asparagine--tRNA ligase — translation MTKRTLIADLLKRPEAGGTHTVAGWVRSTRASGDVAFIVLNDGSNLSGIQLVLERATVPDFDNLSKTGTGTALQATGELVTSPAAGQQFELRVTALTVVGNADPDYPLQKKRHSFEYLRSIAHLRPRSNTFGAVFRLRSKLAQAIHQFFSERNFLYVHTPIITASDCEGAGELFRVTTLPPNGAPRNEGGSIDFGQDFFGQKTGLTVSGQLEGELFAQAFGNIYTFGPTFRAENSNTARHASEFWMIEPEMAFSDLADDADLAEEFVRYLCSFALRECAEDMAFFDQHIEKGLIQRVRAVAEANFARMDYGDAITHLQKAPVSFNFPVEWGLDLQTEHERYLTEQVVGGPVFVLNYPKDIKAFYMRQNNDGRTVAAMDLLVPKVGEIIGGSQREERLDLLEQRIDELEIPKEPLWWYLDSRRWGSTPHAGFGLGFERLIMYLSGMENIRDVIPFPRTPRHAEF, via the coding sequence ATGACCAAGCGCACATTGATCGCAGACCTTCTGAAGCGACCTGAAGCAGGCGGTACCCATACTGTAGCCGGCTGGGTACGCTCAACACGGGCCTCCGGTGATGTTGCCTTCATCGTCCTGAATGACGGTTCCAACCTGTCCGGCATCCAACTGGTGCTGGAGCGGGCTACCGTTCCTGACTTTGACAACCTGAGCAAGACCGGCACCGGAACCGCCCTGCAGGCAACCGGAGAACTGGTCACCTCACCGGCTGCCGGACAGCAGTTTGAGCTGCGTGTAACTGCGTTGACGGTGGTAGGCAACGCCGACCCTGACTATCCACTGCAGAAGAAACGGCACAGTTTTGAATACCTGCGCAGCATCGCCCATCTGCGGCCCCGTTCCAACACCTTTGGCGCCGTATTCCGGCTGCGCTCAAAGCTGGCCCAGGCGATCCACCAGTTCTTCAGCGAGCGCAACTTCCTCTATGTCCACACCCCGATCATCACCGCCAGCGACTGCGAAGGGGCCGGTGAACTGTTCCGGGTCACCACCCTGCCCCCCAACGGCGCCCCCCGCAATGAAGGGGGCAGCATTGACTTTGGCCAGGACTTCTTTGGCCAGAAGACCGGACTGACTGTCAGCGGCCAGCTGGAAGGCGAACTGTTTGCCCAGGCCTTTGGCAACATCTACACCTTCGGTCCCACCTTCCGGGCTGAAAACTCCAATACCGCCCGCCACGCCTCGGAATTCTGGATGATCGAGCCGGAAATGGCCTTTTCTGATCTGGCCGATGATGCGGATCTGGCGGAGGAGTTTGTCCGTTACCTTTGCAGCTTTGCCCTGAGAGAATGCGCTGAGGATATGGCCTTCTTTGACCAGCATATTGAAAAAGGGCTGATCCAGCGGGTGCGGGCCGTTGCCGAAGCAAACTTTGCCCGGATGGACTATGGCGATGCCATCACCCACCTGCAGAAGGCTCCGGTCAGCTTTAACTTTCCCGTCGAATGGGGGCTTGATCTGCAGACCGAGCATGAACGCTACCTGACCGAACAGGTAGTGGGCGGGCCGGTCTTTGTGCTGAACTATCCAAAGGATATCAAGGCGTTTTACATGCGTCAGAACAACGATGGCCGCACCGTGGCAGCCATGGACCTGCTGGTGCCCAAGGTGGGTGAAATCATCGGCGGCAGCCAGCGGGAAGAGCGCCTGGATCTTTTAGAACAGCGGATCGATGAACTGGAGATCCCAAAGGAGCCGCTCTGGTGGTACCTGGATTCCCGCCGCTGGGGCAGCACCCCCCATGCCGGTTTCGGCCTGGGCTTTGAGCGGCTGATCATGTACCTCTCCGGCATGGAGAATATCCGTGACGTGATTCCATTCCCACGGACGCCACGACATGCGGAGTTCTAG
- a CDS encoding pseudouridine synthase: MIERLQKIISAAGITSRRAAEEMILAGRVTVNGQVVTELGSKADPAKDLIALDGQPVKPAETFYYVLLHKPAGYVTSLKDPQGRQLVTELVKDVGERLFPVGRLDYNSEGLLLLTNDGAWANRLMHPRHQVDKEYHVRVRGKIDPQQIKKLADGVELEDGPTGATTVRLLKNDQSNDWLSVTIREGRNRQVRRMCAAVGLFVVRLRRIRYGNLTLGGLQPGEYRLLSREEAQALDAPPPVKQREQRMAAPVKSSTTPQSQTPGKRPPRRKIIGQ; encoded by the coding sequence ATGATTGAGCGTCTGCAAAAAATCATATCCGCTGCCGGGATCACCTCCCGCCGCGCTGCTGAAGAGATGATCCTGGCCGGACGGGTTACGGTCAACGGTCAGGTGGTAACCGAGCTGGGCAGCAAGGCAGACCCGGCCAAAGACCTGATCGCCCTGGACGGGCAGCCGGTCAAACCGGCTGAAACGTTCTATTACGTGCTGCTGCACAAGCCGGCCGGCTATGTCACCTCGCTGAAAGACCCCCAGGGGAGACAGCTGGTAACCGAGCTGGTCAAGGATGTAGGCGAACGGCTCTTTCCGGTGGGACGGCTGGACTACAACTCTGAAGGGCTGCTGTTGCTGACCAATGACGGCGCCTGGGCCAACCGGCTGATGCATCCCCGTCACCAGGTGGACAAGGAATACCATGTGCGGGTACGGGGTAAGATTGATCCACAGCAGATCAAGAAGTTGGCTGATGGGGTGGAGCTGGAGGATGGCCCCACCGGCGCCACGACGGTACGCCTGCTGAAAAACGACCAGAGCAATGACTGGCTCTCTGTTACCATCCGTGAAGGCCGCAACCGTCAGGTACGGCGGATGTGCGCGGCAGTGGGGCTGTTTGTGGTACGGCTGCGCCGTATCCGCTACGGCAACCTGACCCTGGGCGGCCTGCAGCCGGGTGAATACCGTCTCTTGAGCAGGGAAGAGGCGCAGGCGCTGGATGCCCCGCCACCGGTCAAACAACGGGAACAGCGAATGGCAGCCCCTGTAAAATCATCTACGACACCTCAGTCACAAACGCCGGGCAAGCGGCCACCTCGCAGAAAAATCATCGGGCAGTAG
- the sucD gene encoding succinate--CoA ligase subunit alpha: MSILINKDSKILVQGITGKSGLFHTQQCRAYGSQIVAGVTPGKGGIHIEGIPVFNTVAEAVQYTGATISMIFVPPPGAADAILESCEAGLELAVCITEGIPVRDMVIARAVQAQSKTLLVGPNCPGIITPGQCKLGIMPGYIHTPGKIGVVSRSGTLTYEAVKQLTDIGLGQSTCVGIGGDPIIGMKYIDVLKMFNEDPGTEAVFMIGEIGGGAEEEAAYWIKENMKKPVAAFIAGSTAPPGKRMGHAGAIITGGKGKAEDKIRTLQECGVTVSTSPPRMGEAMAEALKK; this comes from the coding sequence ATGTCTATTCTGATCAATAAAGATTCAAAGATACTGGTCCAGGGGATCACCGGCAAGAGCGGCCTCTTCCACACCCAGCAGTGCCGCGCCTACGGCAGCCAGATCGTGGCGGGCGTCACCCCCGGCAAGGGGGGCATCCATATTGAAGGGATTCCGGTCTTTAACACCGTGGCAGAGGCGGTCCAGTACACCGGCGCCACCATCTCGATGATCTTTGTACCGCCACCGGGCGCCGCCGATGCCATCCTGGAATCCTGCGAGGCCGGCCTGGAACTGGCGGTCTGCATCACCGAAGGGATTCCGGTGCGTGACATGGTGATTGCACGGGCAGTCCAGGCCCAGAGCAAGACCCTGCTGGTGGGGCCCAACTGCCCCGGCATCATCACCCCGGGCCAGTGCAAGCTGGGGATCATGCCGGGCTACATTCACACCCCCGGCAAGATCGGGGTGGTCTCCCGCTCCGGCACCCTGACCTACGAGGCGGTCAAGCAGCTGACCGACATCGGGCTGGGGCAGTCCACCTGTGTCGGCATTGGCGGTGATCCGATCATCGGCATGAAGTACATTGACGTGCTGAAGATGTTTAACGAAGACCCCGGCACTGAAGCGGTCTTCATGATCGGTGAAATCGGCGGCGGTGCTGAAGAAGAGGCCGCTTACTGGATCAAGGAAAACATGAAAAAACCGGTGGCCGCCTTTATTGCCGGCAGCACCGCACCGCCGGGCAAACGGATGGGCCATGCCGGTGCCATCATCACCGGCGGCAAGGGCAAGGCCGAAGACAAAATCCGCACCCTGCAGGAATGCGGTGTCACGGTCTCCACCTCCCCCCCCCGCATGGGTGAGGCCATGGCAGAGGCACTCAAGAAATAA
- a CDS encoding HD domain-containing phosphohydrolase yields MPPVPTTRNTTPLVLIVDDSRAVRVFVRELLEQAGYAVIEANDGIAGLEVLATRKPDVVLLDIEMPHKTGLEVLDELDASSRLYSVILFTTLSSLDSIVNGLERGADDYIVKPFKEAEFLARMTAAVRIAHNKRLLFEARLKAEQTNKQLRQLQSILSDQKLTEQKIREISEAQNATIFAMAKLAEFRDEDTGGHLERVKEYCRLLAEDLNRHSPYSDLITAEFIDCIQHAAPLHDIGKVAIPDHILQKPEKLTPEEFDRMKTHTVIGADNLQLVYNNYPGNLFVGMGIEIALYHHEQWDGSGYPDGLVGKNIPLPARIMALADVYDALRSDRCYRKAMSHEQARTIILEGDGRHFDPEVVMAFLRVETIFAKTAEEI; encoded by the coding sequence ATGCCTCCTGTACCAACCACACGGAATACGACACCGCTTGTCCTGATCGTTGACGATAGCAGGGCGGTGCGGGTCTTTGTCCGGGAGCTGCTGGAACAGGCCGGTTATGCTGTTATCGAAGCCAATGATGGGATTGCCGGACTGGAAGTGCTTGCCACAAGGAAGCCGGATGTTGTTTTGCTGGACATTGAAATGCCCCACAAAACAGGGCTTGAAGTGCTTGATGAGCTGGATGCCAGCAGCAGGTTGTATTCCGTGATCCTGTTTACCACCCTGTCCAGCCTTGATTCGATTGTGAACGGACTGGAACGCGGGGCGGACGACTACATCGTCAAGCCTTTCAAGGAGGCCGAGTTTCTGGCCCGGATGACCGCGGCAGTACGGATCGCCCATAACAAGCGGTTGCTGTTTGAGGCCCGGCTGAAGGCAGAGCAGACCAACAAACAGCTGCGCCAGTTGCAGAGCATCCTGTCGGATCAAAAACTGACCGAACAGAAGATCAGGGAGATCTCCGAGGCACAGAATGCCACCATCTTTGCCATGGCAAAGCTGGCCGAGTTCCGGGATGAGGATACCGGCGGGCATCTGGAGCGGGTCAAGGAGTATTGCCGGCTGCTTGCCGAGGATCTCAACCGCCACTCACCCTATTCTGATCTGATAACCGCGGAGTTCATCGATTGTATCCAGCATGCGGCCCCGCTCCACGACATCGGAAAGGTGGCCATTCCCGATCATATCCTGCAGAAGCCCGAAAAGCTGACCCCCGAAGAATTTGACCGGATGAAGACCCACACCGTTATCGGTGCCGATAACCTGCAGCTGGTCTACAACAACTACCCCGGCAATCTGTTTGTGGGGATGGGGATTGAGATCGCGCTCTACCACCATGAACAGTGGGATGGATCAGGCTACCCGGATGGCCTGGTGGGCAAGAACATACCGTTGCCGGCCCGGATCATGGCCCTGGCGGATGTGTATGACGCGTTGCGCTCGGACAGGTGTTACCGCAAGGCCATGAGCCATGAGCAGGCCAGAACCATCATCCTTGAAGGTGACGGCAGGCATTTTGATCCTGAAGTGGTGATGGCCTTTTTACGTGTTGAGACTATTTTTGCCAAGACCGCCGAGGAGATCTAG
- a CDS encoding DUF503 domain-containing protein, giving the protein MFIFCSEIHLSLPAFSLKEKRGIVKSILGRARNRFNVSCAEVDRQDNCQVAVLGFVTVSPDKTIARNTLDRLEDWIYDGWPDVEITASHVTEL; this is encoded by the coding sequence GTGTTTATCTTCTGCTCCGAAATCCACCTCTCACTGCCAGCCTTCTCACTAAAAGAGAAACGGGGTATCGTCAAGAGTATCCTGGGCCGGGCCCGCAACCGCTTCAATGTCTCCTGCGCCGAAGTGGACCGCCAGGACAACTGCCAGGTGGCGGTGCTCGGCTTTGTCACGGTCAGCCCGGACAAGACCATCGCCCGCAACACCCTGGACCGCCTGGAGGACTGGATCTATGACGGCTGGCCGGATGTAGAAATCACCGCCAGTCATGTCACAGAACTATAA
- a CDS encoding acetyl-CoA carboxylase carboxyltransferase subunit alpha has translation MAATVYMEFEKPIAELEKKIEELRALGAGEMSAEIDALQSCVDTKRQEIFNNLSRWQKAQVARHINRPFTLDYIKYLFTDFNELHGDRNFGDDHAIVGGLARFDGQPVMVVGHQKGRDTKEKVFRNFGMPNPEGYRKALRLFQMAEQFNLPIITFVDTPGAYPGIGAEERGQAEAIARNLREMASLTVPIIVCITGEGGSGGALAIAVGNRVLMLEHSVYAVISPEGCAAILWSDGTKGQQAAEALKPAAQDIIELGVIDEIVHEPVGGAHRDHEATAQAMGSAIRQHLAELKEMTPEQLVEDRYQKFRAMTRMAE, from the coding sequence ATGGCAGCTACTGTCTACATGGAGTTTGAAAAGCCGATTGCCGAACTGGAGAAGAAGATCGAGGAACTGCGTGCCCTGGGCGCAGGTGAGATGTCTGCCGAGATCGATGCGCTCCAGAGCTGCGTTGATACAAAGCGCCAGGAGATCTTCAACAACCTCTCCCGCTGGCAGAAGGCCCAGGTGGCACGTCACATCAACCGCCCCTTTACCCTGGATTATATCAAGTACCTCTTTACCGATTTCAATGAGCTGCACGGCGACCGCAACTTCGGCGATGACCATGCCATCGTGGGTGGTCTGGCCCGCTTTGACGGTCAGCCGGTGATGGTGGTGGGACACCAGAAGGGACGCGATACCAAGGAGAAGGTCTTCCGTAACTTCGGCATGCCCAACCCGGAGGGCTACCGCAAGGCGCTGCGCCTGTTCCAGATGGCCGAACAGTTCAACCTGCCGATCATCACCTTTGTGGACACCCCCGGCGCCTATCCCGGCATTGGAGCTGAAGAACGGGGCCAGGCCGAGGCGATCGCCCGCAACCTGCGCGAGATGGCCAGTCTGACCGTGCCGATCATTGTCTGCATTACCGGCGAAGGCGGCTCCGGCGGAGCCCTGGCCATTGCCGTGGGCAACCGGGTCCTGATGCTGGAGCATTCCGTCTATGCGGTTATCTCGCCGGAAGGCTGTGCTGCCATCCTCTGGTCCGACGGCACCAAGGGCCAGCAGGCTGCTGAGGCACTCAAACCCGCAGCCCAGGATATCATTGAACTGGGCGTGATTGACGAGATCGTCCATGAGCCGGTCGGCGGCGCCCACCGTGACCACGAGGCCACTGCCCAGGCCATGGGATCGGCCATCCGCCAGCATCTTGCAGAACTGAAAGAGATGACGCCGGAGCAACTGGTTGAGGACCGCTACCAGAAGTTCCGCGCCATGACCCGCATGGCCGAGTAA